In a genomic window of Spirosoma agri:
- a CDS encoding SDR family oxidoreductase: MNVENKTIIISGASRGIGRATAMLLAQHGANVIVTARNADELKQLETEATQGSVRGKIVAIAGDVASESDMAAVVRTALDQFHRIDVVINNAGYGVFKNVDEISVTEWDDLMATNVKGTFILTKAALPSMKAHGSGHIVVVASDVAKRTFAGGALYTASKYAQEAFMGALRKEVRSFGIKVTGVYSGLVDSNFHAKGHGHETSKNWLKNEDMAESMLFIVSRPAHVVIDEFMVHPLSQEY, encoded by the coding sequence ATGAATGTTGAAAACAAAACCATCATCATTTCCGGAGCCTCGCGGGGTATTGGCCGGGCAACGGCCATGCTGCTGGCTCAACACGGGGCCAATGTGATCGTTACGGCCCGTAACGCCGACGAGCTGAAACAACTCGAAACGGAGGCTACGCAAGGGTCTGTTCGGGGCAAAATTGTCGCCATAGCGGGTGACGTTGCCAGCGAATCGGATATGGCTGCTGTCGTTAGAACGGCTCTCGACCAGTTCCATCGCATTGATGTCGTGATCAACAACGCAGGTTACGGCGTCTTCAAAAACGTAGACGAAATATCGGTAACTGAGTGGGACGACCTGATGGCGACTAACGTAAAAGGTACGTTCATTCTGACCAAAGCCGCCCTGCCATCCATGAAAGCGCACGGGTCGGGGCATATCGTTGTCGTAGCCTCGGATGTGGCCAAGCGTACTTTTGCGGGAGGAGCACTGTATACTGCCAGCAAATACGCACAGGAAGCGTTTATGGGCGCGTTACGCAAGGAGGTTCGCTCGTTTGGTATCAAAGTAACGGGTGTTTATTCGGGCCTGGTCGACTCCAATTTCCACGCCAAAGGGCACGGTCACGAAACCTCGAAGAACTGGCTCAAGAATGAAGACATGGCCGAATCGATGTTATTTATCGTCAGCCGCCCCGCCCACGTGGTCATCGACGAGTTCATGGTGCACCCACTGTCTCAGGAGTATTAA
- a CDS encoding sensor histidine kinase → MSLLSQTARYLLLTAFIIALAGAVGFYTLIHRKIRYEVDEILTSQAEQAIHRLQTQPVTVLSNWDDNPHIERVLAAKQPEFTDIMLADSLTNNRPEPIRQLSTTTLVNGQMYQITVRLPYHEFNELSREMSLGVIIGFLILMALSVGVGLGLARRLWRPFYTTIDQLGSFQLDQPTDPGFPQSRIREFGLLNQSLRELTQKVRRQFSLQKQFTENASHELQTPLAVASAELELLMQSEQLTETDHAHLQRATDALSRLSQMNRSLLLLTQVENDQFSGADLLDLSALVCQYTDEYRPFFEHKQMQFSASIAPNVYQRMNRQLAGVLLTNLLKNAVRHGLPGGSITIDLLSNALIISNTGRPLPFAESQLFTRFVKDPARPDSTGLGLALVKQICDRYSLPIGYTYDSAAEKHSFQIGLR, encoded by the coding sequence ATGAGTCTGCTTAGTCAAACGGCTCGTTATCTGCTGCTTACGGCGTTTATCATTGCGCTGGCAGGAGCTGTTGGCTTTTATACGCTTATCCATCGAAAAATCCGGTATGAAGTCGATGAAATTCTGACGAGCCAGGCTGAACAAGCCATCCATCGACTACAGACACAGCCAGTTACAGTTCTATCCAACTGGGACGACAATCCTCATATCGAGCGCGTATTGGCAGCTAAACAGCCTGAGTTTACCGACATTATGCTGGCGGACTCATTGACCAATAACAGGCCCGAACCCATTCGACAACTCAGCACAACGACGTTGGTTAACGGGCAAATGTACCAGATCACGGTTCGGTTACCTTACCACGAGTTCAACGAGTTATCCCGTGAAATGTCACTTGGCGTTATCATTGGCTTCCTGATCCTGATGGCTCTGTCAGTTGGTGTTGGTTTAGGATTGGCACGTCGATTATGGCGTCCGTTCTACACAACCATCGACCAGCTTGGGAGCTTCCAGCTCGACCAGCCGACCGATCCCGGATTTCCGCAAAGTCGCATTCGTGAGTTTGGCTTGCTCAATCAATCACTACGGGAACTGACGCAGAAAGTACGTCGCCAGTTTTCATTGCAAAAGCAATTCACGGAAAATGCGTCGCATGAATTACAAACGCCACTGGCCGTTGCCTCGGCGGAGCTGGAGTTACTGATGCAATCGGAGCAATTGACCGAAACGGATCATGCTCATTTACAACGTGCTACCGACGCACTTAGCCGATTGAGCCAAATGAACCGATCGCTGCTGCTGCTTACGCAGGTCGAAAATGATCAGTTTTCCGGTGCTGATCTGCTGGATTTGAGTGCATTGGTATGTCAATATACCGATGAATACAGACCGTTTTTCGAGCATAAACAAATGCAGTTCAGCGCATCGATCGCTCCGAACGTATACCAGCGGATGAACCGCCAGCTAGCCGGTGTTTTATTGACGAACCTGTTGAAAAATGCGGTTCGGCATGGCCTTCCCGGCGGTAGTATCACCATTGACTTATTATCGAACGCACTCATTATCAGTAATACGGGGAGACCACTCCCATTTGCGGAAAGCCAGCTGTTTACTCGTTTTGTAAAAGATCCCGCCCGCCCGGATTCTACAGGACTGGGACTGGCCCTGGTGAAGCAGATCTGTGATCGGTATAGCTTACCGATAGGGTATACCTACGATTCCGCAGCGGAAAAACATTCGTTTCAGATTGGCCTACGGTAG
- a CDS encoding aldo/keto reductase, whose protein sequence is MNYRTFGRTGWEISEIGYGMWGLADWTGSERSQIEKALDVAVERGCNFFDTAWGYGSGLSEQILGDLLKRNSAKTLYAATKIPPKNRIWPSKSDFKLDDVFPADYIVEYTEKSLQNLGVDTIDLMQFHVWEDAWAERDDWQEAITKLTQDGKVRAWGISVNRWEPDNCLNTLQTGLIDAVQVIYNIFDQNPEDNLFPLCKKLNLGVIARVPFDEGTLTGTFTKETTFPANDWRSTYFVPENLNSSVDHADALRPLIPAGMTMPEMALRFILSNPDVHTTIPGMRQLRNVEANTAVSDGSGLSPEVLHELKGHRWDRTPTEWSQ, encoded by the coding sequence ATGAATTATCGTACATTCGGCCGTACTGGCTGGGAAATTTCTGAAATTGGTTACGGCATGTGGGGTCTTGCCGACTGGACCGGCTCCGAACGTTCACAAATCGAAAAAGCCCTCGACGTCGCCGTTGAGCGTGGCTGCAATTTTTTCGATACGGCGTGGGGGTATGGCTCCGGATTGAGTGAACAGATTCTGGGTGATCTGCTAAAGCGAAATTCGGCAAAAACACTGTATGCGGCCACTAAAATTCCACCAAAAAACCGCATCTGGCCCTCTAAATCAGACTTCAAACTGGATGACGTTTTTCCGGCAGATTACATTGTTGAATACACGGAGAAAAGCTTGCAGAACCTCGGCGTCGATACGATCGATCTGATGCAGTTCCACGTCTGGGAAGACGCCTGGGCGGAGCGTGACGACTGGCAGGAAGCCATAACGAAACTCACCCAGGACGGTAAGGTCCGGGCGTGGGGCATTTCAGTAAACCGCTGGGAGCCAGACAACTGCTTAAACACGTTGCAAACCGGCCTGATCGATGCGGTACAGGTGATCTACAATATTTTCGACCAGAACCCTGAAGATAACCTGTTCCCGCTCTGTAAAAAACTGAACCTGGGCGTAATTGCCCGCGTACCCTTCGATGAAGGCACCCTGACCGGCACGTTCACCAAGGAGACCACATTTCCGGCAAACGACTGGCGGTCAACGTACTTTGTGCCCGAAAACCTCAACAGCAGCGTAGACCACGCCGATGCGTTGCGTCCATTGATTCCGGCTGGCATGACGATGCCCGAAATGGCACTGCGTTTTATCCTGAGCAATCCTGACGTTCATACGACCATTCCCGGTATGCGCCAGTTGCGCAATGTAGAAGCGAATACGGCGGTTAGTGACGGTAGTGGTCTGTCGCCGGAAGTGCTGCACGAGCTGAAAGGCCATCGCTGGGATCGGACTCCAACCGAGTGGAGCCAGTAA
- a CDS encoding TonB-dependent receptor — protein sequence MRLFFLLTFFTLFIAAAFGQTNRIIQVEDSTTHEPVIGATIRTPTSIKPVVGTITDGRGKATMPEFSATITTLTVSAVGYKTESFPIQLGADTLVFRLKAADESIDEVTVTATRTNSRIDDLPIKVEVLGQEDMDEESAVVPGNVSSILGDISIIHVQRTSAVNGNQAIRMQGLDPKYTQILRDGLPLYEGFSGNLGVLQIPPLDLKQIEVVKGSVSTLYGGGAIGGMINIVSKSPTSSTPEFTALLNRSNLKETNLNAYYSQRYGKTGLTLFSGYTNQQAVDVTGDGFTDSPAIKQFNFHPKFFWNPSDRTKLDIGYAFTTEHRAGGYLPALEGTMPNAYQNVTDLQRHTVDFNASHNTSARNSLTVKGAVSTFHRQNTDYQKLSDGRQSSVYLEANDLVRFGKHQFISGANLTVEAFRKNPDSTRLVDYTYNTVGAFVQDDWQVGETVAIQAGLRFDHHNTFGNFLLPRLSLKLKPSDPWTVRLSVGTGYKTPNLFVNQTPGASMVSLIFPRLLPIDVTTVKAERSVGTNIDVAYSRSFENGFSVQVDQAFYYTYVNSPVVSAFASMSSNLGAYTQLINAPYNLFSLGTDTYVRLEYKAYELYFGYNHTLARRDGASDNSYLPLAPQDKFSTTLAWENEHFRFGIESSYVGTQYLYANQKVANYWFFAAAAEYHYSDHWRLVLNGENLFNIKQANYETVVSGPITQPSFRPIWAPLEGRIVNLALKYTL from the coding sequence ATGAGACTTTTTTTTCTGTTGACGTTCTTCACGCTGTTTATTGCCGCAGCTTTCGGTCAAACCAACCGTATCATCCAGGTTGAGGACAGTACGACCCATGAGCCCGTTATTGGTGCAACCATCCGTACACCCACATCGATCAAACCGGTCGTTGGAACGATTACCGATGGTCGAGGCAAAGCAACCATGCCGGAGTTCTCTGCAACCATAACTACACTTACTGTCAGCGCAGTAGGCTACAAGACCGAATCATTCCCGATACAACTGGGTGCCGATACGCTTGTGTTTCGACTTAAAGCTGCCGATGAATCCATTGACGAAGTGACTGTCACCGCCACTCGAACCAATTCACGCATTGATGATCTGCCTATCAAGGTCGAAGTACTGGGTCAGGAAGATATGGACGAGGAAAGTGCCGTCGTGCCGGGCAACGTGAGCAGCATTCTGGGCGACATCTCAATCATTCACGTGCAACGAACATCAGCCGTCAACGGCAATCAGGCCATTCGAATGCAGGGACTCGACCCGAAATACACCCAGATCCTCCGGGATGGCCTGCCACTTTACGAAGGGTTTTCGGGTAATCTCGGCGTATTGCAGATACCCCCGCTGGATCTGAAGCAAATTGAAGTGGTGAAAGGGTCCGTATCGACGTTATACGGTGGCGGTGCTATTGGCGGCATGATCAATATTGTATCGAAATCACCAACGTCCAGCACACCGGAGTTTACGGCACTGCTCAACCGCTCGAACCTGAAAGAAACCAACCTCAATGCCTATTACTCGCAGCGCTACGGCAAAACCGGTCTCACGCTCTTCAGTGGCTACACGAACCAGCAGGCAGTAGATGTAACGGGTGATGGCTTCACCGACAGCCCGGCAATAAAGCAATTTAATTTCCATCCCAAATTTTTCTGGAACCCGTCCGACCGGACCAAACTAGATATTGGCTACGCTTTTACGACTGAGCACCGCGCGGGTGGTTATCTGCCCGCTCTGGAAGGAACTATGCCCAACGCCTACCAAAACGTTACTGATTTACAACGCCATACCGTCGATTTCAACGCGAGTCACAATACGTCAGCACGTAATTCGCTAACGGTCAAGGGTGCCGTCAGCACGTTTCATCGCCAGAACACCGATTACCAGAAACTGTCTGACGGGCGGCAGTCGTCGGTGTATCTAGAAGCCAATGACCTGGTTCGATTCGGTAAACACCAGTTCATCAGTGGGGCTAACCTAACAGTCGAAGCCTTTCGAAAAAACCCTGATAGCACGCGCCTTGTCGATTATACCTACAATACGGTCGGTGCCTTCGTGCAGGACGACTGGCAGGTTGGCGAAACCGTAGCGATCCAGGCCGGACTTCGTTTCGATCACCACAACACGTTCGGTAATTTCCTACTGCCCCGTTTGTCACTCAAACTCAAGCCATCGGACCCCTGGACAGTACGATTGAGCGTTGGAACGGGCTACAAAACACCGAACCTGTTTGTAAACCAGACACCCGGTGCCTCAATGGTCAGCCTGATTTTCCCGCGTCTGTTACCGATTGATGTCACCACAGTTAAAGCAGAACGGTCGGTCGGGACCAATATCGATGTTGCCTACTCCAGATCGTTTGAAAATGGTTTTTCGGTACAGGTCGATCAGGCGTTTTATTACACATACGTCAATTCGCCGGTTGTGTCGGCGTTTGCCAGCATGTCCAGCAATCTCGGCGCGTATACGCAGCTGATCAACGCACCGTACAATCTGTTCAGTCTGGGAACCGATACCTACGTCCGACTTGAGTACAAAGCCTATGAGTTGTATTTTGGCTACAACCATACCCTCGCCCGACGCGACGGAGCCAGTGACAATAGCTACCTGCCACTGGCTCCACAGGACAAATTTTCGACAACGCTAGCCTGGGAAAACGAGCATTTCCGGTTTGGCATCGAGAGTAGTTACGTCGGCACGCAATACCTGTACGCCAATCAGAAAGTAGCTAATTACTGGTTCTTTGCCGCAGCCGCCGAATATCACTACAGCGATCACTGGCGGCTGGTTTTGAATGGTGAGAACCTGTTCAACATTAAGCAGGCCAATTACGAAACCGTTGTCAGCGGCCCCATCACCCAGCCAAGTTTCCGCCCCATCTGGGCACCACTCGAAGGCCGCATTGTCAATCTGGCATTGAAATATACGTTGTAG
- a CDS encoding response regulator transcription factor, with product MKILLIEDEPGLQTAVRHYLEGEGYTVTTAQTFRQGATKAHDYDYDCIVVDLMLPDGNGLDLVRALKNQQSTAGIIVVTAKDALSDKLTGLDAGADDYLTKPFHLSELNARLRSVLRRRLFGGQATVQAGELTLWPDQQRVSVRGRDIKLTGKEYELLLFLITNAERLLSKSAIAEHVWGDAMDAADSHEFLYTHVKNLRRKLMAASCPDYIQTRYGAGYIFSTRTP from the coding sequence ATGAAGATTCTTTTGATCGAAGATGAACCAGGCCTGCAAACAGCTGTTCGTCACTATCTTGAGGGTGAAGGTTATACCGTTACGACGGCACAGACTTTCCGTCAGGGGGCTACCAAGGCACATGACTACGATTACGATTGTATTGTGGTCGATTTGATGTTGCCCGATGGTAACGGCCTGGATCTGGTTCGTGCGCTGAAAAACCAGCAGTCTACAGCTGGAATTATCGTCGTAACGGCCAAAGATGCGCTATCCGACAAGTTGACGGGCCTCGACGCAGGCGCTGACGATTACCTGACCAAGCCATTTCATCTGTCCGAGCTCAATGCCCGACTCCGGTCGGTTTTGCGTAGGCGGTTGTTTGGCGGTCAGGCAACGGTGCAGGCAGGAGAACTCACGCTCTGGCCCGATCAGCAGCGGGTGAGCGTACGGGGCAGAGACATTAAACTGACCGGGAAGGAGTATGAACTACTCTTGTTTCTGATCACGAACGCGGAGCGTCTTCTGTCGAAGTCAGCGATTGCGGAACACGTTTGGGGTGATGCCATGGATGCCGCCGATTCGCATGAGTTTCTTTATACGCACGTCAAAAACCTGCGTCGGAAGCTTATGGCAGCAAGTTGCCCCGACTACATCCAGACGCGCTACGGGGCGGGCTATATTTTCTCGACCCGAACACCATGA
- a CDS encoding putative quinol monooxygenase, whose protein sequence is MLVRIVRMTFQEDKLADFQAIFDASKHLIRAFPGNRYLQLLRDPDNPAVRMTYSLWDSAEALENYRHSELFRTTWAATKVLFTERAVAFSGENLETVPRIDIA, encoded by the coding sequence ATGCTTGTTCGTATTGTACGCATGACATTTCAGGAAGATAAACTGGCTGACTTTCAGGCTATCTTCGATGCGTCAAAACACCTGATTCGGGCGTTTCCCGGAAATCGGTATCTTCAGCTTTTGCGCGATCCGGACAACCCGGCTGTGCGCATGACTTATAGCCTGTGGGATTCGGCGGAAGCACTCGAAAACTACCGGCATAGTGAGCTGTTCCGCACAACATGGGCTGCTACAAAAGTTCTGTTTACCGAACGAGCCGTTGCTTTTTCCGGCGAAAATCTGGAAACCGTACCGAGAATCGACATCGCCTGA
- a CDS encoding MFS transporter, with the protein MPQPHPRPTRDFRLPHIYAIILIDVIVGSAVGPILPEFVKGLQRPQLWLAIGTALFLGMQLFSAPLLGKLSDGYGRRPIFIISAIGTFLANCFLLPVRVGFYFANRISDGTTNGMYATVRSAITDISPKDQLFKNLGIEGAIISLGFVIGPAVSGLLLTTFDVVQGDQAKVIAIMAVSLSSLNMILSWTLRETHPNPPGVARSVLKTELIQSLNAQRLWGRLTSKDKQHVGLKQLVIMQLALTFSVGYYNYFVVFASFGKLQMDAKDLSYFFMYFGALSVVISYVFYTYIADRINQQRAIFWLALVGTPVLGSYGLVGTSMVWLYILITIDCLTLSLIQGLIEGLMAQRTTDEDRGEVFGINQALQGLASFTTTLVFGALSLLDLRLPFAWFGACLAVVAWLANQELRRMSN; encoded by the coding sequence ATGCCGCAACCGCATCCGCGACCAACCCGCGATTTTCGATTACCTCACATTTACGCCATTATCCTGATCGACGTTATTGTCGGCTCGGCGGTAGGCCCTATTCTGCCCGAGTTCGTCAAAGGGCTTCAGCGTCCACAGCTTTGGCTGGCGATTGGCACGGCTTTGTTTCTGGGTATGCAGTTGTTCTCGGCTCCCCTACTCGGTAAACTCTCCGACGGGTATGGTCGGCGGCCAATTTTTATCATCTCCGCCATCGGTACCTTCCTGGCCAACTGTTTTCTGTTGCCCGTTCGGGTCGGTTTTTACTTCGCCAACCGCATCAGCGACGGCACGACCAATGGCATGTATGCAACAGTTCGTTCGGCCATTACGGATATCTCGCCAAAAGATCAGTTATTCAAGAACCTCGGCATCGAAGGTGCTATTATTTCGCTTGGCTTTGTCATTGGCCCGGCAGTATCGGGTCTGTTGCTCACCACGTTCGATGTCGTGCAGGGCGATCAGGCCAAGGTAATTGCGATCATGGCGGTTTCGTTATCGAGCCTGAACATGATCCTGAGCTGGACCCTCCGCGAGACGCATCCTAACCCGCCGGGCGTTGCCCGTTCGGTCCTCAAAACGGAACTGATTCAATCCCTCAATGCGCAACGACTCTGGGGTCGGCTGACAAGTAAAGACAAACAACATGTCGGGCTGAAGCAACTGGTCATTATGCAGTTAGCCTTAACGTTCAGCGTTGGCTATTACAACTATTTCGTGGTATTTGCGAGTTTTGGCAAGCTGCAAATGGACGCCAAAGACCTGTCTTACTTTTTTATGTATTTCGGTGCGCTAAGCGTTGTTATCAGTTACGTTTTCTATACGTACATTGCCGATCGAATCAACCAGCAACGCGCCATTTTCTGGCTGGCTCTGGTAGGAACGCCCGTGTTAGGCAGCTATGGACTGGTTGGTACATCAATGGTCTGGCTATACATCCTGATCACCATTGATTGCCTGACGCTGTCGTTGATTCAGGGATTGATCGAAGGCTTGATGGCCCAGCGTACTACCGACGAAGACCGGGGCGAAGTGTTTGGGATCAATCAGGCGTTGCAGGGACTGGCCAGCTTTACAACCACACTGGTATTCGGCGCTTTATCGCTGCTTGATCTACGATTACCCTTTGCCTGGTTTGGCGCTTGCCTGGCTGTAGTAGCCTGGCTGGCGAACCAGGAACTCAGAAGAATGAGCAATTGA
- a CDS encoding GNAT family N-acetyltransferase — protein sequence MQFSYRNDQPALAVAILREVGQWLVDTDRELWSVDDLTLDNLIDDYTRDKLYVMYADRGNGPEPAAVFILQWEDPIYWPDVPANTSGFIHKLAIRRSFNGQNLFASIVDFCRIKCLEQDIHTLQLETDAKRPKLMQFYERYGFQPTYKRAMQEFGKSFTCQFYRMTF from the coding sequence ATGCAATTCTCCTACCGAAATGACCAGCCAGCGTTGGCAGTAGCTATACTGCGCGAAGTCGGTCAATGGCTCGTCGATACTGACCGGGAACTTTGGTCGGTTGATGACCTCACGCTTGACAACCTCATCGACGACTACACACGCGATAAGCTTTACGTTATGTATGCCGACCGGGGCAATGGACCGGAACCCGCAGCTGTTTTCATTCTACAGTGGGAAGATCCGATTTACTGGCCTGATGTTCCAGCCAACACCTCGGGTTTTATTCACAAATTGGCGATCAGACGGTCCTTCAACGGCCAAAATCTGTTTGCTTCGATCGTTGACTTTTGCCGGATTAAATGCCTGGAGCAGGATATTCACACGCTCCAGCTCGAAACCGACGCTAAACGGCCTAAACTAATGCAGTTTTATGAGCGTTACGGTTTTCAGCCGACTTACAAGCGCGCTATGCAGGAGTTCGGCAAATCGTTTACGTGCCAGTTCTACAGAATGACTTTTTAG
- a CDS encoding TonB-dependent receptor, whose product MKLFFLLASLGLLGGLACAQPAPNRIIRGSVLDADTRKPIPFGTITLIGSTKGALTDARGQFSLAMKPDSLVRKLIVSCVGYKPDTIQITVGTDEYTAALLPNTNTLNEVVVTGVTRGTLLRQNPVAVLAISRRAIEGTASSNIIDILVKNAPGLNAVKTGPNISKPFIRGLGYNRVLTLYDGVRQEGQQWGDEHGVEVDNYNIDRAEVIKGPASLMYGSDALAGVVSMMPNYPKDTEGQIKVGLVTEYQSNNNLLGESISLASGGSRWAWNLRGSLRAATDYKNRIDGRVYNTGFAEKTLTAMLGYSGQRGYSRFGASLYDNLQGIPDGSRDSLTRQFTKQVAESGDDDIQNRPIVPARASYQLSPLHQRIQHYRVHTNNHYQIGNGEIDLLLAFQQNIRREYNHPTQPDQPGLYVRLNTLNYGVRYNLPNFSNISTTVGVNGMYQSNRNKNGTAFPIPDYTLFDVGSFVFVKWQADKLTLSGGIRYDQRQLNGDDFYVRTDPRTGFDEHAMLPDTAGATLQFPLLKQSFNGVSMSAGLTYEFSDKLALKANIARGYRAPSITEIASNGLDPGAHIVYIGNRNFKPEFSLQEDIGLTLTLPDVNLGVSVFNNYIQNYISLSQLVDAQGEPVVIVPGNKTYQYQQASAQLYGFETQFSLHPTTWRGFSFDNSLAVVYGYNRGNRFSDAGVNGEYLPFIPPLRLSTGVSQLIPTKSQWLSELTLKADVEHNARQDRYLGLNDTETATAAYTLVNAGIDGLIRMGQNRPGWRFIVQVNNLFDVAYQSNLSRLKYFEYFTQSPNGHLGIFGMGRNLCVKLTIPFN is encoded by the coding sequence ATGAAATTATTTTTCCTCTTAGCTAGCCTTGGGCTACTGGGGGGGCTTGCCTGTGCGCAGCCAGCTCCCAATCGAATTATCCGTGGGTCAGTCCTTGATGCTGATACCCGAAAGCCAATTCCGTTTGGCACTATAACCCTCATCGGTAGTACAAAAGGTGCGCTGACCGACGCGCGGGGCCAGTTTTCGCTAGCGATGAAACCCGATTCGCTGGTGCGTAAACTGATCGTTTCCTGCGTGGGCTATAAGCCCGACACGATACAGATCACGGTAGGAACCGACGAATACACAGCCGCATTACTGCCAAACACAAACACCCTGAATGAAGTAGTCGTCACGGGCGTTACGCGGGGCACGCTGCTTCGGCAGAATCCAGTCGCGGTGCTGGCTATTTCGCGCCGAGCCATCGAAGGCACGGCCAGCAGCAACATCATCGATATTCTGGTGAAAAACGCCCCCGGTCTGAACGCCGTAAAAACCGGACCCAATATCTCCAAACCGTTTATTCGTGGACTAGGGTATAACCGGGTCCTCACGCTGTACGACGGTGTACGGCAGGAAGGTCAGCAGTGGGGCGATGAACACGGCGTTGAGGTCGATAATTACAACATCGACCGGGCCGAAGTCATTAAGGGTCCGGCCAGTCTGATGTATGGCTCCGACGCGCTGGCGGGTGTTGTCAGTATGATGCCGAACTACCCAAAAGACACCGAGGGGCAAATCAAGGTTGGTTTGGTCACCGAATATCAGTCCAATAACAACCTGCTTGGCGAGTCGATTAGTCTGGCATCGGGCGGGTCGCGCTGGGCGTGGAATCTGCGCGGGTCACTGCGGGCCGCCACCGACTATAAAAACAGGATCGATGGTCGGGTATATAACACCGGTTTCGCCGAAAAGACGCTCACCGCTATGCTGGGCTATTCGGGTCAGCGGGGTTACTCGCGATTCGGAGCTTCGCTGTACGACAATTTGCAGGGTATTCCCGACGGAAGTCGCGACTCGCTAACGCGCCAGTTCACGAAGCAGGTAGCCGAATCGGGTGACGATGATATCCAGAACCGGCCCATCGTTCCCGCCAGAGCGTCCTACCAATTGAGTCCCCTGCACCAGCGCATACAGCATTATCGGGTTCACACGAACAACCATTACCAGATCGGGAACGGGGAGATCGACCTCCTGCTGGCCTTCCAGCAAAATATTCGGCGGGAATACAACCACCCCACGCAACCCGATCAGCCGGGTTTATACGTCCGGCTCAACACGCTTAATTACGGCGTTCGCTACAACCTCCCCAACTTTTCGAACATCTCAACGACGGTGGGCGTAAACGGGATGTACCAGAGCAACCGGAATAAAAACGGTACGGCTTTCCCTATTCCCGATTATACCCTGTTTGATGTTGGCTCGTTTGTTTTCGTGAAATGGCAGGCCGATAAGCTGACCTTGAGTGGGGGCATTCGCTACGATCAGCGCCAGTTGAACGGTGACGATTTTTACGTGCGCACCGATCCCAGAACCGGCTTCGATGAGCACGCGATGCTGCCCGATACAGCCGGTGCGACATTACAGTTTCCGCTGCTGAAGCAATCTTTCAACGGTGTTTCCATGAGCGCGGGATTGACCTACGAATTCTCCGACAAACTCGCGTTAAAAGCGAACATTGCACGCGGTTACCGAGCACCCAGCATCACCGAGATTGCCTCGAATGGGCTTGATCCCGGTGCCCACATCGTCTACATCGGGAATCGAAACTTCAAGCCAGAGTTCAGTTTGCAGGAAGACATTGGCCTGACGCTTACCCTTCCCGACGTGAATCTGGGCGTCAGTGTGTTCAACAATTACATCCAGAATTACATCTCGCTGTCGCAGCTGGTCGATGCACAGGGTGAGCCGGTGGTCATTGTTCCGGGTAATAAAACGTACCAGTATCAGCAGGCATCTGCGCAGCTTTACGGCTTCGAAACCCAGTTTAGTCTCCACCCGACTACCTGGCGCGGATTCAGTTTCGATAATAGCCTGGCGGTTGTCTATGGCTATAACCGGGGAAATCGCTTTTCCGATGCGGGCGTCAATGGCGAATACTTACCGTTCATTCCGCCCCTGCGCCTGTCTACAGGTGTCAGCCAGCTAATTCCTACGAAAAGCCAGTGGTTATCCGAACTGACCCTTAAAGCTGATGTGGAGCATAACGCCCGACAAGACCGGTATCTGGGCCTGAACGACACAGAAACGGCTACGGCAGCCTACACGCTCGTCAACGCCGGTATTGACGGACTCATTCGCATGGGACAGAATCGACCCGGCTGGCGTTTTATTGTTCAGGTCAATAACCTGTTCGATGTGGCTTACCAGTCGAATCTGAGTCGATTGAAGTATTTCGAGTATTTCACCCAGTCCCCCAATGGGCATCTGGGCATCTTCGGCATGGGACGAAACCTGTGCGTCAAATTGACGATTCCGTTTAACTAA